A DNA window from Corynebacterium ciconiae DSM 44920 contains the following coding sequences:
- the dcuC gene encoding C4-dicarboxylate transporter DcuC: protein MLYLLLALLAIAAVVYLIYKKVHAAAAIFCVGVALLMFSALLGRADLRTTEIDATGNSFYDQLLVIEELFKSRFSGIGMAIMVLFGFVSYMRHIGADAKTVVALSTPLRRFKGSYWLVPLGFLIGNLLSLVIPSASALSLLLVATLLPALIAAGLTPLTVGAIVVTSSTIVPTPLEAGLIQGAALSEMSVTEFVYGSVARSTIPALLITAFVHMWWQRRCDIVDARTAAHAPSAGAEGVGHDSADDEMPTDRTDDAHIQEAIRRAANLPFYYALLPLMPLVLIVVSAILNRAGVLPFEAGILPVTVVSLVIALIIESARHRNVPEAIDAAASFFKGMGEGAGGVVALLVAAAVFVEGITQMGVIDMLISAAEGSSGASVLIVLVFVLATAAMATLTGSGTAPYFAFAEVVPAFAKDTSIHAPQMLTAIWGTSNSMRQISPVNAAVLIVSGAINASPMKLVKRTSVPMIAATVLNVIFSFMFIA from the coding sequence ATGCTCTACCTCCTGCTTGCGCTGTTAGCCATCGCCGCAGTGGTGTATCTGATCTACAAAAAGGTTCACGCCGCCGCGGCTATTTTCTGTGTGGGTGTCGCACTGCTGATGTTCTCCGCGCTGCTTGGGCGCGCGGATCTGCGCACTACAGAGATCGACGCCACGGGCAACTCCTTCTATGACCAGCTGCTGGTGATCGAAGAACTGTTTAAGAGCCGATTCTCCGGTATCGGCATGGCCATCATGGTGCTTTTTGGTTTCGTCTCCTACATGCGCCATATCGGTGCGGATGCGAAAACCGTGGTTGCCTTATCCACTCCTTTGCGCCGCTTCAAGGGCTCCTACTGGCTGGTGCCGCTAGGATTTCTCATCGGCAACCTGCTCTCTTTGGTGATCCCCTCCGCCTCTGCGCTCTCACTGCTGCTGGTAGCCACCCTGTTGCCGGCACTGATCGCCGCTGGGCTGACCCCGCTGACGGTGGGTGCCATTGTGGTTACCTCTTCCACCATCGTTCCCACCCCACTCGAGGCCGGGCTAATCCAGGGTGCCGCGTTGAGCGAGATGTCTGTTACCGAGTTCGTCTATGGCTCGGTGGCTCGATCCACCATTCCCGCCCTGTTGATCACCGCTTTCGTGCACATGTGGTGGCAGCGGCGCTGCGACATCGTGGATGCACGCACAGCTGCACACGCCCCCTCCGCAGGTGCGGAAGGAGTAGGGCACGACTCCGCCGATGATGAGATGCCCACCGACCGCACGGACGATGCCCACATTCAGGAAGCCATCCGCCGCGCCGCCAACCTGCCCTTCTACTATGCGTTGCTCCCACTCATGCCGCTAGTGCTCATCGTGGTCTCTGCGATTCTCAACCGCGCTGGAGTGCTGCCCTTCGAGGCGGGCATCCTGCCGGTGACCGTGGTGTCGTTGGTGATTGCGCTCATTATCGAATCCGCACGTCACCGCAATGTGCCCGAGGCGATCGATGCCGCGGCCAGTTTCTTCAAAGGAATGGGTGAAGGCGCCGGCGGCGTGGTGGCACTGCTGGTGGCCGCCGCTGTCTTCGTTGAAGGCATCACGCAGATGGGCGTGATCGATATGCTTATCTCCGCTGCCGAGGGTTCTTCGGGCGCCTCGGTGCTCATCGTCTTGGTGTTTGTGCTCGCCACCGCGGCAATGGCCACCCTGACCGGCTCCGGCACCGCACCCTATTTCGCCTTCGCCGAGGTGGTTCCCGCCTTCGCCAAGGACACCTCGATCCACGCCCCGCAGATGCTCACCGCCATCTGGGGAACATCCAACTCGATGCGCCAGATCTCTCCGGTGAATGCCGCCGTGCTCATTGTCTCTGGGGCAATCAATGCCTCCCCGATGAAACTGGTAA
- a CDS encoding DEAD/DEAH box helicase, with protein MSSLIPTHASGHIVGGLSEYLATSFSLADPITAEGLKEFLTDPEEGMFHGPYVRTRLPYAPAQDWKGVLSWLPEGFLPYRHQAEAFRRLASISDGVERRPDPTLVVTGTGSGKTESFLYPILDHCRRTQGQLGLKALILYPMNALANDQAARLAELITSDPALSGIRAGIYTGEASESRRRKVSEAGLITDRDTMRQSPPEILLTNYKMLDQLLLRDEDQLLWSMSATSLNYVVLDEFHTYDGAQGTDVALLLRRMGLKIKALQPEGYLNAEEKARPLGRITPVATSATLGDKDAEPTEMLTFAHTIFGEQLGADAVVRETVQTIEQWQHSITEFTGVDAAATPAPAAPAMQEMKRAIEDALADAGEHVEHDHIVHRVLSEHLLGISADSTVEQAVAAASRNEWILQVLRATSRPVALKDSFERGETSLDAQLFDATTLRQLGEDAATFIAHTLTEIAHLRAEFGAQHGWHGKKFPGVETHLWVREVSRIDRAVELNPSGAEMFRWSDNGTTEGNWLPACYCRNCGRSGWMASMQPGEEFIDTNPKTIRGQAVRKPALMRPLIAASSEIYSGHNRAAEDHSILAWLDLPNAQLSVSEPDQEHLDFGGVVPVLTYGGEDIDELARQDTCPSCGERDSIRFLGSSVATLLSVAVSNLFGMDDVNTAEKKSLVFTDSVQDAAHRAGFMQSRARTFAFRGRTNSVITGTTTLDTLPKQLIDSADADEVPARARFELLPPWVAENKRFVPFWDNTYPSRQRSAATKRLAKVLELDVALEFGDRADLPRSLVSTGTVSVGVDVDDAVLEPIAKEALHSAFANEQMPAFINQDPSSGDRLSGAGSELAWARGVLEYIRLSGGIYTELLRSYLKNDCNTYMLYRREAAAQGVPRFPKGGAPHFPRAGKKLAGAKSGNSVLPLSEERGWFARWSASHLRIDTRRAAHAVTTLCALLAKAGVLGSLESATAATIYYLEPSRIRVAHEAHPEILECSVCHRRFGVDAHGRELLAHTRCHSLGCEGHFETVANPHNYYRSLYSSRDSRTVISREHTGLLETADRLEIEEQFKAPVDKQKPDAPNVLVATPTLEMGIDIGDLSTVMLASLPDSVASYVQRVGRAGRLSGNSLVIAVLRGRGKALARLERPLSTINGIVQPPAAFLSAREILHRQFIAYVLDTMDFAEVGVTATRAQSVFGYSADDFDGSVVAALIDRIEEGIDPLLDNFLASVGDFAPAAVHEELRTWATTHAVPTLRASREKWHAHRSMLLERKRAVHATLEELSRVAESNSADEETELQLRHTRAAWKFISTQLDSEFKDEYWIAVLERAGLLPNFTLLDESVEFHLAISRTDADTGEIETSAREYSRGISSALFELAPDATFYVQGIAATVDSVELGPDNAAVQQWRLCPSCSYSRVETPESDALPCPHCGDTRFADAAQVINVVEMTRVYAQVDYSRSAITDARDDRASVRFERALSMVVPPGGYGEGWFLRGTGFGIRYLPSVEMRWLNLGRGQGGMRQSLCGSDVETPMFRVCRECGHKDSEAGANRWQDHKPWCSLRNAVEEDTIAFALGRTLTTQGVLMHLPPSIAAADAHSTPSLIAAIRMGFKLALGGNPDHLDVAPVKASTHGKVSPMLLLHDTIPGGTGYLSQFTSSEDIRRLLVKAYEKLKACPCQNDQRQACPECLLPFSAGSDVDRTSRESALAAITKILLDDLHPENTADPLLEENVWDSRLTEEEPEPDSRSALEVMFLEQLRADLKAKGASVQEQTVGNYARWTINFPNSSHQWTMEEQKNLGETIPDFYFQTDRANVHHIAAYLDGYQYHASDLHNRVAGDFAKRTKLARLGVNPWSITYRDLEARRSTRTTGSSETPRWFVSQLRGSVNAALKMQDSSHELLLRDPMTQLLEILHHPTEHWDKLGHAAGMHIAASASMRGADFLGSAIDIRQLDKRVQIYFTPDKEGSDRESWNRFLTISNLSYLDPKNLFIDVIDSSGFSAVEAAAAGVAGASAAGGGVAGAGRAAGGPGEVPGDAGRAGVPAGVSAGVSGVGDIGNTDGAGSVAAAGVSGEPPRSAASTDQVVSAEWAAAFEEFEDEEEVLTALQILHRAGVRFPDNLGDEIGGTPTIAEWGLEGEEHKLILHYADDELPEHVLAVATNELSEDGPLPEVFGRLIEES; from the coding sequence ATGTCCAGTCTCATCCCCACCCACGCCTCGGGCCATATTGTTGGCGGCTTGAGTGAGTACTTGGCCACCAGTTTCTCTCTGGCGGATCCCATCACCGCCGAGGGGCTGAAGGAGTTCCTCACCGATCCTGAGGAGGGCATGTTCCACGGGCCCTATGTGCGCACCCGTTTGCCTTATGCCCCGGCACAGGACTGGAAGGGCGTGTTGAGCTGGTTGCCTGAGGGGTTTCTTCCCTATCGGCATCAGGCTGAGGCGTTTAGGAGGTTGGCGTCGATAAGCGATGGCGTGGAGCGCCGCCCCGATCCCACTCTGGTGGTGACGGGTACTGGTTCGGGTAAGACGGAGTCGTTTTTGTACCCGATTCTGGATCACTGCCGGCGCACGCAAGGACAGCTGGGGCTGAAGGCGCTGATCCTGTATCCGATGAATGCGCTGGCTAATGACCAGGCGGCGCGTTTGGCGGAGCTGATCACGAGCGATCCGGCGCTGAGTGGGATTCGTGCCGGTATTTATACCGGTGAGGCGAGCGAGTCGCGGCGGCGGAAGGTGAGCGAGGCGGGGCTGATCACTGATCGGGACACGATGCGGCAATCCCCGCCGGAGATCCTGCTGACGAACTACAAGATGCTGGATCAGCTGCTGCTGCGCGATGAGGATCAGCTGCTGTGGTCGATGTCCGCCACCAGCCTGAACTATGTGGTTCTGGACGAGTTCCACACCTATGACGGCGCCCAGGGCACCGATGTGGCGCTGCTGCTGCGCCGCATGGGCTTGAAGATCAAAGCGCTGCAGCCGGAAGGGTATTTAAACGCGGAGGAGAAGGCGCGGCCACTGGGGCGGATCACGCCGGTGGCGACCTCGGCGACGCTGGGCGATAAAGACGCCGAGCCCACAGAGATGCTCACCTTCGCCCACACCATCTTCGGCGAGCAGCTAGGCGCCGATGCGGTGGTGCGCGAAACCGTGCAAACCATAGAGCAGTGGCAACACAGCATCACAGAGTTCACCGGAGTCGATGCCGCGGCCACGCCCGCGCCTGCGGCTCCAGCGATGCAGGAGATGAAACGCGCGATCGAAGACGCCCTCGCCGACGCTGGTGAGCATGTGGAACACGACCACATCGTGCACCGCGTACTCAGCGAGCACCTGCTGGGTATTTCTGCCGACTCCACAGTGGAGCAGGCGGTGGCGGCGGCCTCGCGCAATGAGTGGATCCTGCAGGTGTTGCGGGCCACCAGCCGTCCCGTGGCGCTGAAGGATTCCTTCGAGCGCGGAGAAACCTCGCTGGATGCGCAACTATTTGATGCCACAACCCTGCGCCAGCTCGGCGAGGATGCCGCCACCTTTATTGCCCACACCCTCACCGAGATCGCGCACCTGCGCGCCGAATTCGGCGCACAGCACGGCTGGCACGGCAAGAAGTTTCCCGGTGTGGAAACGCATCTATGGGTGCGGGAAGTCTCCCGCATCGACCGCGCGGTAGAGCTCAACCCCTCTGGGGCGGAGATGTTTCGCTGGTCCGATAATGGCACCACCGAGGGCAATTGGCTGCCGGCCTGCTATTGCCGCAACTGCGGACGCTCCGGCTGGATGGCCAGCATGCAGCCCGGGGAGGAGTTCATTGACACCAACCCGAAAACCATCCGCGGACAGGCGGTGCGCAAACCCGCTCTCATGCGCCCACTGATCGCCGCCTCCAGCGAGATCTACTCCGGCCACAATCGCGCGGCCGAGGACCACTCCATCCTCGCCTGGCTGGATCTGCCCAATGCGCAACTAAGCGTGAGCGAACCGGATCAAGAGCACCTGGACTTCGGCGGCGTGGTGCCTGTACTCACCTACGGCGGCGAGGACATTGACGAGCTCGCCCGGCAGGACACCTGCCCCTCCTGCGGGGAGCGGGACTCCATCCGCTTCCTCGGATCCTCGGTGGCCACCCTGCTCTCTGTGGCGGTGTCCAACCTGTTCGGCATGGACGATGTGAACACCGCAGAGAAAAAATCCCTAGTGTTTACCGACTCCGTGCAAGATGCCGCGCACCGTGCTGGGTTCATGCAATCGCGGGCGCGCACCTTCGCCTTCCGTGGCCGCACCAACTCCGTGATCACCGGCACGACCACCCTGGATACCCTCCCCAAGCAGCTCATTGACTCTGCCGATGCGGACGAGGTTCCCGCCCGCGCCCGCTTCGAGCTACTGCCGCCGTGGGTCGCGGAGAACAAACGCTTCGTACCCTTCTGGGACAACACCTATCCCTCCCGCCAGCGCAGCGCAGCCACCAAGCGGCTGGCCAAGGTACTCGAGCTGGATGTGGCCCTAGAGTTCGGCGATCGCGCCGACCTGCCGCGCTCCTTGGTCTCCACCGGCACGGTGTCTGTGGGCGTGGACGTAGACGATGCGGTGCTGGAGCCCATTGCGAAAGAAGCATTGCACAGCGCTTTTGCCAATGAGCAAATGCCGGCGTTCATCAACCAAGACCCCAGCAGCGGCGATCGACTCAGCGGTGCAGGCTCCGAACTGGCGTGGGCGCGGGGTGTGCTGGAATATATCCGCCTCAGCGGCGGCATCTACACCGAGCTGCTGCGGTCCTATCTCAAAAACGACTGCAACACCTACATGCTCTACCGCCGCGAAGCCGCAGCGCAGGGTGTGCCACGCTTCCCCAAGGGCGGCGCCCCGCACTTTCCACGCGCAGGGAAGAAACTCGCCGGCGCCAAAAGCGGAAATTCCGTGCTGCCGCTATCGGAAGAGCGCGGATGGTTCGCCCGGTGGAGTGCCTCCCACCTTCGCATCGATACCCGCCGCGCCGCCCACGCGGTGACCACGCTCTGCGCGCTGCTAGCCAAAGCGGGTGTGCTGGGCAGCCTCGAATCCGCTACTGCCGCCACGATCTACTATCTCGAGCCCTCCCGCATCCGCGTGGCCCACGAGGCACACCCCGAGATTCTCGAATGCTCGGTGTGTCACCGCCGCTTCGGCGTAGACGCCCACGGCCGTGAACTCCTCGCCCACACCCGGTGCCACTCGCTCGGCTGCGAAGGCCACTTCGAGACAGTGGCCAACCCGCACAACTACTACCGCAGCCTGTACAGCTCCAGGGATTCCCGCACGGTGATCAGCCGGGAGCACACCGGCCTGCTCGAAACAGCAGACCGCCTAGAGATCGAGGAGCAGTTTAAGGCACCTGTCGACAAGCAAAAACCCGATGCGCCGAACGTGCTGGTGGCTACTCCCACCCTGGAGATGGGTATCGATATTGGTGATCTTTCCACCGTGATGCTCGCCTCCCTGCCGGACTCGGTGGCCTCCTATGTGCAGCGCGTGGGACGTGCGGGGCGCTTGAGCGGCAACTCGCTCGTCATTGCAGTACTGCGCGGACGCGGCAAAGCCCTAGCCCGCCTCGAGCGCCCATTAAGCACCATTAATGGAATCGTGCAGCCGCCGGCGGCCTTCCTGTCCGCCCGGGAGATTCTGCACCGGCAATTTATTGCCTATGTGCTCGACACCATGGACTTCGCAGAAGTGGGCGTGACCGCCACGCGCGCGCAATCGGTATTCGGCTACAGCGCAGACGACTTCGACGGATCCGTGGTAGCCGCCCTCATCGACCGCATCGAGGAGGGCATCGATCCCCTACTGGATAACTTCCTCGCCAGCGTCGGAGACTTCGCACCAGCAGCCGTGCACGAGGAACTACGCACATGGGCCACTACCCACGCGGTACCTACCCTGCGCGCCAGCCGCGAGAAATGGCACGCGCACCGCAGCATGCTGCTCGAGCGCAAACGAGCCGTGCACGCCACCCTCGAAGAACTTAGCCGCGTAGCTGAAAGCAACAGCGCCGATGAAGAAACCGAGCTGCAACTGCGCCACACCAGAGCGGCGTGGAAATTCATCAGCACCCAGCTGGACTCCGAGTTCAAAGACGAATACTGGATCGCCGTGCTCGAGCGCGCCGGCCTGTTGCCGAACTTCACCCTGCTGGACGAATCCGTGGAGTTCCACCTCGCCATCTCCCGCACCGACGCCGACACCGGAGAAATCGAAACCAGCGCCCGCGAATACTCCCGCGGTATCTCCTCCGCGCTTTTCGAGCTGGCCCCCGACGCCACCTTCTACGTCCAAGGCATCGCCGCCACCGTCGACTCAGTGGAGCTCGGCCCAGACAACGCCGCCGTGCAACAGTGGCGGCTGTGTCCCAGCTGCTCCTACTCGCGAGTCGAAACCCCCGAATCGGATGCGCTGCCCTGCCCGCACTGCGGCGACACCCGCTTCGCCGACGCGGCCCAAGTAATCAACGTGGTGGAAATGACCCGCGTATACGCGCAGGTGGACTACTCGCGTTCCGCGATCACCGACGCCAGAGACGACCGCGCCTCCGTCCGCTTCGAACGCGCCCTATCCATGGTGGTGCCCCCAGGCGGCTACGGCGAGGGCTGGTTCCTTCGCGGCACCGGCTTCGGTATTCGCTACCTGCCATCGGTAGAGATGCGCTGGCTCAACCTCGGCCGCGGCCAAGGCGGAATGCGCCAATCCCTCTGCGGCAGCGATGTGGAAACCCCCATGTTTCGCGTGTGCCGCGAATGCGGGCACAAAGACTCCGAGGCCGGGGCGAACCGCTGGCAAGACCACAAACCATGGTGCTCGCTGCGCAATGCCGTGGAGGAAGACACCATCGCCTTCGCACTCGGGCGCACCCTCACCACCCAAGGCGTGCTTATGCACCTGCCTCCGAGCATCGCCGCCGCCGATGCACACTCCACCCCGAGTCTCATCGCGGCGATCCGCATGGGCTTCAAACTGGCACTAGGCGGCAACCCAGACCACCTCGATGTGGCGCCGGTAAAGGCCAGCACCCACGGCAAGGTCAGCCCCATGCTGCTGCTCCACGACACCATCCCGGGCGGCACCGGCTACCTATCGCAATTCACCTCCTCGGAGGACATTCGCCGCCTGCTGGTGAAGGCCTACGAAAAACTCAAGGCCTGCCCCTGCCAGAACGACCAGCGCCAGGCCTGCCCAGAATGCCTACTGCCCTTTAGCGCCGGCAGCGATGTAGACCGCACCTCGCGGGAATCCGCGCTGGCTGCCATCACCAAGATCCTGTTGGATGATCTCCACCCCGAGAACACGGCCGATCCTTTGCTCGAGGAGAACGTGTGGGATAGCCGCCTCACCGAAGAAGAACCTGAGCCGGACAGCCGCTCTGCACTCGAGGTGATGTTCCTCGAACAGCTGCGCGCGGACCTCAAAGCCAAAGGCGCCAGCGTGCAGGAGCAAACAGTGGGCAACTACGCCCGCTGGACCATCAACTTCCCGAACTCTTCGCACCAGTGGACGATGGAGGAACAGAAGAATCTGGGAGAGACCATCCCCGATTTCTACTTCCAAACCGACCGCGCCAACGTGCATCACATCGCCGCCTACCTGGACGGCTACCAGTATCACGCCAGCGATCTACACAACCGCGTAGCCGGGGACTTTGCCAAGCGCACCAAACTAGCGCGCCTAGGAGTGAACCCATGGTCCATCACCTACCGCGACCTCGAAGCGCGGCGTAGTACCCGCACCACCGGCTCCAGCGAGACGCCCCGCTGGTTTGTCAGCCAGCTACGCGGCAGCGTAAACGCCGCCCTCAAGATGCAAGACTCCAGTCACGAACTGCTGCTTCGAGACCCCATGACGCAGCTGCTGGAAATTCTGCACCACCCCACCGAGCACTGGGACAAACTCGGGCACGCCGCAGGAATGCACATCGCCGCCTCTGCGAGCATGCGCGGAGCGGACTTCCTCGGCTCTGCCATCGACATCCGGCAGCTGGACAAGCGCGTGCAGATCTACTTCACCCCAGATAAAGAGGGCTCGGATCGCGAGAGCTGGAACCGGTTCTTGACCATCTCCAATCTCAGCTACCTCGATCCCAAGAACCTGTTCATCGATGTCATCGACAGCAGCGGGTTCTCTGCAGTGGAGGCCGCGGCGGCTGGTGTTGCCGGAGCTAGTGCTGCCGGAGGTGGTGTTGCCGGAGCCGGTAGGGCTGCTGGTGGACCGGGTGAAGTGCCAGGCGACGCTGGTAGGGCTGGCGTACCGGCCGGCGTATCGGCCGGCGTTAGCGGCGTGGGCGATATTGGCAATACTGATGGGGCCGGCTCAGTCGCCGCTGCTGGAGTATCTGGAGAACCTCCGCGCTCTGCGGCCTCCACTGACCAAGTGGTCAGTGCCGAATGGGCGGCGGCCTTTGAGGAATTCGAAGACGAGGAGGAAGTGCTCACCGCTTTGCAGATCCTCCATCGTGCCGGTGTGCGCTTTCCCGATAACCTCGGTGACGAGATAGGAGGTACCCCCACCATTGCCGAATGGGGACTTGAAGGAGAAGAGCACAAGCTGATACTGCACTACGCGGACGATGAGCTTCCCGAGCACGTGCTCGCCGTCGCCACCAACGAACTCAGCGAAGACGGACCGCTGCCCGAGGTCTTCGGGAGGTTGATCGAAGAAAGCTAA